TTGAATATAGGTAAGACAGCCCTTCTGGCAAGTCAGTCTGCCATACAAACCACAGCGCATAACATCTCCAATATAAACACACCGGGCTATACACGGCAGAAGGTTAATATATCAGCAGGTGAGCCTGTCC
This region of Deltaproteobacteria bacterium genomic DNA includes:
- a CDS encoding flagellar hook-associated protein FlgK, which produces MGLTSILNIGKTALLASQSAIQTTAHNISNINTPGYTRQKVNISAGEPVLISGKYIGTGVNVADVERVYDRFLNTHIFNASES